In one Rutidosis leptorrhynchoides isolate AG116_Rl617_1_P2 chromosome 8, CSIRO_AGI_Rlap_v1, whole genome shotgun sequence genomic region, the following are encoded:
- the LOC139862770 gene encoding uncharacterized protein — MDAIYHLIGIYVIGFLSSLSAAISYFLYISIYQETPSLKNFSFICVAGAFHWLPFTVIAYATMIITTSVGPLTFATSLASAYLAHGLILTFLTCTMTRFLNQNRQTKFKTWLQHRINVACHLRFAKLLSGNEAFCVYLRLLGAKVGSHCSIRAINPVSDPTLISIGSGVHLGDFSRIIACFYSVNGFKTGKVEVQDNSVVGSQSVLLPGSVVQKDVILGALSVAPVDSVLKRGGVYIGSENPVMIKNTMHELDERIEEMDIKYKKIVGNLSANLAATTLKVKSRYFHRIGVSGKGVLKIYDIINGLPNHKIFYPGKSYPVVIRHSNSLSADDDARLDARGAAVRILSNETETSILDLTLKTGNAFYARTISDFATWLVCGLPAREQHVKRVPHVRDAVWTSLRNTDSFTTLHYFSNICRLFRFEDGSEMYVKFKLRPFDENIPEESGQVEPTGILPPETGAIPRDVNDKRPMLFLADDFKTRVSQPGGVRYIFQLQIRPVPQDETARDIALDCTTPWDNTEFPYIDVGEITIDQNDTQQQSEELEFNPFLRSNEVDVIRATSASQSASIDHGRSLVYEICQHLRNGQPLPEAWRSFIEQSDVKVDLSGCPMAATSASENKNSPQVTLARTWYQTSWTLLGQPLLQTFLPYYLMALLISGPLNVTFYIKETTGYPIQWLLPVFWVCSGVWVGLACVIAKWVLVGKKKDGGSVLIWGKEVFMDTIWQAFRTLVGEYFMEMVSGSFLFTMWMKLMGSEIDVSQGVYVDSMGAVLNPEMVEIEGGGCVGREALLFGHIYEGDGGKVKFGKIRIGEDGFVGSRSVVMPGVKVENGGTLSALSLAFKGEIIKSK; from the coding sequence ATGGATGCCATATATCACCTAATCGGTATCTACGTTATCGGGTTTCTCAGCTCATTATCAGCTGCAATATCTTACTTTCTTTATATCTCTATATATCAAGAAACACCGTCTCTCAAAAACTTCTCGTTTATTTGTGTTGCCGGAGCATTCCACTGGCTTCCGTTCACCGTTATCGCATACGCAACCATGATCATCACCACATCGGTGGGCCCACTAACCTTCGCCACGTCATTAGCTTCCGCTTACTTGGCACACGGCTTGATCCTCACCTTCTTAACCTGCACCATGACCCGTTTCCTTAACCAAAATCGCCAAACAAAGTTTAAAACATGGCTTCAACATCGAATCAACGTTGCGTGCCATCTTCGTTTCGCTAAGCTTCTTTCGGGTAACGAAGCGTTTTGCGTGTACTTACGTCTGTTAGGTGCAAAAGTTGGAAGCCATTGTTCAATTCGAGCTATTAACCCGGTTTCCGACCCAACCCTAATTTCAATCGGTTCAGGTGTTCATTTAGGCGACTTTAGCAGGATAATAGCTTGTTTTTATTCGGTCAACGGGTTTAAAACCGGAAAAGTTGAAGTCCAGGATAATTCGGTAGTTGGGAGCCAAAGCGTTTTGTTACCCGGTTCGGTTGTTCAAAAAGATGTCATTCTTGGTGCTCTTTCAGTTGCCCCGGTTGACTCGGTTCTTAAACGGGGCGGGGTTTATATCGGGTCTGAAAACCCGGTCATGATAAAGAACACGATGCACGAGTTAGACGAACGAATAGAAGAAATGGACATTAAATACAAGAAGATCGTCGGTAACTTATCTGCTAATCTTGCTGCCACAACTCTTAAGGTTAAATCGAGATACTTTCATCGAATCGGTGTTAGTGGTAAGGGAGTTTTAAAGATTTATGACATCATCAACGGGTTACCGAATCACAAGATTTTTTACCCGGGTAAAAGTTACCCAGTCGTTATTCGACACAGTAACAGTTTAAGTGCAGATGATGATGCAAGACTCGATGCACGTGGTGCAGCTGTACGAATACTATCAAACGAAACCGAAACTTCAATTCTTGATCTTACTTTAAAAACTGGAAACGCGTTTTACGCGAGGACGATATCTGATTTCGCCACCTGGCTTGTTTGTGGGCTTCCAGCTAGAGAACAACACGTGAAGCGGGTCCCACATGTGCGTGACGCTGTATGGACATCACTTCGAAACACTGATTCGTTCACCACATTGCATTACTTTTCAAACATATGCAGGCTTTTTCGGTTTGAAGATGGATCTGAAATGTATGTAAAGTTCAAGTTGAGACCTTTTGATGAAAACATACCTGAAGAATCGGGTCAAGTGGAGCCCACTGGAATTTTACCTCCCGAAACAGGTGCGATTCCTCGAGATGTTAACGATAAAAGGCCGATGCTTTTTCTTGCTGACGATTTCAAGACCCGCGTGAGTCAACCGGGTGGGGTCCGGTATATTTTCCAGTTACAGATCCGGCCCGTTCCTCAAGATGAAACGGCCCGTGACATTGCGCTCGACTGCACAACTCCATGGGATAATACTGAATTTCCTTATATCGATGTGGGAGAGATAACAATCGATCAAAACGACACGCAACAACAATCGGAAGAATTGGAGTTTAATCCCTTTTTGAGATCTAACGAGGTAGATGTAATTCGGGCTACATCTGCTTCTCAAAGTGCTTCAATAGATCATGGCCGTTCTTTAGTATACGAGATCTGTCAACATTTGAGAAACGGTCAACCACTTCCAGAAGCCTGGAGAAGTTTCATAGAACAATCTGATGTCAAAGTAGACCTTTCGGGTTGTCCTATGGCCGCCACGTCAGCATCCGAAAACAAGAACTCACCTCAAGTGACTCTTGCAAGGACATGGTATCAAACTTCATGGACACTACTGGGTCAACCTTTGTTACAGACATTCTTACCATACTACCTAATGGCATTACTGATATCCGGCCCGTTAAATGTAACGTTCTACATAAAAGAAACAACGGGCTACCCAATTCAGTGGCTTTTGCCCGTGTTTTGGGTGTGTTCAGGGGTTTGGGTTGGGCTAGCATGTGTGATAGCCAAATGGGTACTCGTAGGAAAGAAAAAAGACGGTGGGAGCGTGTTGATTTGGGGTAAAGAAGTGTTTATGGACACGATATGGCAAGCGTTTAGGACGTTAGTTGGTGAGTACTTTATGGAAATGGTGAGCGGGTCGTTTTTGTTTACAATGTGGATGAAATTGATGGGATCCGAGATCGATGTTAGTCAAGGTGTTTATGTGGATAGTATGGGTGCGGTTTTGAACCCCGAGATGGTGGAAATTGAAGGCGGTGGTTGTGTGGGCCGTGAAGCGTTGTTGTTCGGGCATATATATGAAGGAGATGGTGGTAAGGTTAAGTTTGGGAAGATTAGGATTGGTGAAGATGGATTTGTAGGGAGTAGAAGTGTTGTTATGCCTGGAGTTAAGGTGGAAAATGGTGGTACTTTAAGTGCACTTTCACTTGCATTTAAAGGAGAAATAATCAAGTCTAAATAG